Proteins encoded in a region of the Triplophysa rosa linkage group LG6, Trosa_1v2, whole genome shotgun sequence genome:
- the il1rl1 gene encoding interleukin-1 receptor-like 1 isoform X1 encodes MLADFALSWRKPLSDHPRLICWYNILFSRVKDDRYGTDDMILEELNCDASTFVTSLRLHALFLLTSAGISLQSKTHPVTGVMMMMMMKVTMWQVGIIFLLAKLSQVSSFTNSTVSCLRPDSSETLSVRSGESLYLPCPNLDCFEDNENASYVWLKNVSRTKSLEEIGTEEHMRVHYHRSVLYILQLSVEDTGFYITRQFYPDGVCHEFVMDLVVYEEFSTNLLFSSISSVEGIVAEIFCPLCEHQTGTFIWYKNFSLISNQESGQMLRVRDASRESEDIYTCVCFWEHGGRKLNSSASRRLVIEDQSLITPPRIVHPTDNSIVLVDMDAEIGLTCSVFTGSTGRRECTVGWLRNQTALDGLDGYTVEQREDEAFIHSVLLIRKVSQVDFYSVFHCTADYSYQVMLVSVALKRRDVGASRLTLVWSCVCVVFLILMVSGTMKMFAVDLVLLLRGSFKKLNRKEDGKVYDAYVIYQRNNLDEATEKTISDFVTGALPTVLEKYYNYKLYIPARDDLPGEDCMNLLEAKIRLSRRLIFIITPGRGARQRGSSAEVYDVQVGLHQALVQGHTGVILIQLEDMHNYTHLPLGLQHLLKKSPPLLWRDGGKPGSRFWKLVRYRMPVPSRRVKKTSAGLSYQTDVSYAIV; translated from the exons ATGCTGGCTGATTTTGCTCTTTCGTGGAGAAAACCTCTTTCTGATCATCCTCGTCTAATCTGCTGGTATAATATCCTGTTTTCaagagtaaaggatgacagataCGGTACAGATGACATGATATTAGAAGAGTTGAATTGCGATGCATCCACTTTCGTAACTTCTCTCAGACTGCACGCACTTTTCCTCCTCACCTCTGCTGGAATTTCCCTGCAGTCTAAAACACATCCAGTTACAG gtgtgatgatgatgatgatgatgaaggtgACAATGTGGCAGGTGGGCATAATCTTCCTCCTGGCTAAATTATCTCAAGTCTCGTCATTTACAAACTCCACAG taAGTTGTTTAAGACCTGACAGCAGTGAAACGCTGAGTGTTCGATCCGGAGAGTCCTTGTATCTTCCGTGTCCAAACCTGGATTGTTTTGAGGACAACGAGAACGCGTCATATGTTTGGTTGAAGAATGTCAGCAGAACGAAGAGTCTAGAAGAGATCGGGACAGAAGAACACATGCGTGTGCATTATCACAGATCTGTGTTATACATCCTTCAGTTGAGTGTAGAAGACACGGGATTTTACATCACACGCCA GTTCTACCCAGATGGCGTTTGTCACGAGTTTGTCATGGACCTGGTGGTTTATGAAGAGTTCAGCacaaatcttttattttctAGTATTTCAAGTGTGGAGGGAATTGTGGCTGAAATTTTCTGTCCACTGTGTGAACATCAAACGGGAACTTTCATCTGGTATAAG AATTTCTCTCTTATTTCAAATCAAGAGTCGGGCCAGATGTTACGCGTTCGTGATGCTTCCCGAGAAAGTGAAGATATTTAcacgtgtgtttgtttctggGAACACGGCGGCAGGAAACTCAACAGCTCTGCATCCCGTCGACTCGTGATCGAAG ACCAGTCTCTCATCACTCCTCCGAGGATTGTTCATCCCACCGATAACTCCATCGTACTGGTCGACATGG ACGCAGAGATCGGCCTCACGTGTTCTGTGTTCACTGGAAGCACTGGGAGGAGAGAGTGCACTGTGGGCTGGCTGAGGAACCAGACGGCGCTGGATGGACTGGACGGATATACAGTGGAACAgag AGAGGATGAAGCGTTCATTCATTCAGTTCTGCTCATCAGGAAAGTTTCTCAGGTGGACTTTTATTCCGTGTTTCACTGCACAGCTGATTATTCTTATCAAGTGATGCTTGTGTCCGTCGCCCTGAAGAGAAGAG ATGTGGGAGCGTCACGGCTCACGCTGGTCTggagttgtgtttgtgtggtttttCTCATTCTGATGGTCAGTGGAACAATGAAGATGTTTGCTGTTGATCTGGTGCTTTTATTAAGAGGAAGTTTTAAGAAGCTCAACAGGAAGGAAG ATGGGAAAGTGTATGACGCTTATGTCATCTACCAGAGAAACAACTTGGATGAGGCGACAGAAAAAACTATAAGTGATTTTGTCACTGGAGCGCTCCCTACAGTCCTGGAGAAATACTACAACTATAAACTTTACATTCCTGCTAGAGACGATCTGCCCGGAGAAG ACTGCATGAATCTGCTTGAAGCGAAGATACGACTCAGCAGAAGACTGATCTTCATCATCACTCCAGGCCGCGGCGCACGTCAACGCGGCTCTTCTGCTGAAGTTTATGATGTTCAGGTGGGACTCCATCAGGCTCTGGTGCAGGGACACACCGGTGTGATTCTCATCCAGCTTGAAGACATGCACAACTACACACATCTGCCTCTGGGACTCCAGCATCTTTTGAAGAAAAGTCCTCCGTTGCTCTGGAGAGACGGAGGAAAACCAGGTTCAAGGTTCTGGAAACTAGTGCGCTACCGAATGCCCGTTCCGTCACGTCGTGTGAAGAAAACATCTGCAGGCTTGAGCTATCAAACTGATGTATCGTATGCCATCGTCTGA
- the il1rl1 gene encoding interleukin-1 receptor-like 1 isoform X2 — translation MRVHYHRSVLYILQLSVEDTGFYITRQFYPDGVCHEFVMDLVVYEEFSTNLLFSSISSVEGIVAEIFCPLCEHQTGTFIWYKNFSLISNQESGQMLRVRDASRESEDIYTCVCFWEHGGRKLNSSASRRLVIEDQSLITPPRIVHPTDNSIVLVDMDAEIGLTCSVFTGSTGRRECTVGWLRNQTALDGLDGYTVEQREDEAFIHSVLLIRKVSQVDFYSVFHCTADYSYQVMLVSVALKRRDVGASRLTLVWSCVCVVFLILMVSGTMKMFAVDLVLLLRGSFKKLNRKEDGKVYDAYVIYQRNNLDEATEKTISDFVTGALPTVLEKYYNYKLYIPARDDLPGEDCMNLLEAKIRLSRRLIFIITPGRGARQRGSSAEVYDVQVGLHQALVQGHTGVILIQLEDMHNYTHLPLGLQHLLKKSPPLLWRDGGKPGSRFWKLVRYRMPVPSRRVKKTSAGLSYQTDVSYAIV, via the exons ATGCGTGTGCATTATCACAGATCTGTGTTATACATCCTTCAGTTGAGTGTAGAAGACACGGGATTTTACATCACACGCCA GTTCTACCCAGATGGCGTTTGTCACGAGTTTGTCATGGACCTGGTGGTTTATGAAGAGTTCAGCacaaatcttttattttctAGTATTTCAAGTGTGGAGGGAATTGTGGCTGAAATTTTCTGTCCACTGTGTGAACATCAAACGGGAACTTTCATCTGGTATAAG AATTTCTCTCTTATTTCAAATCAAGAGTCGGGCCAGATGTTACGCGTTCGTGATGCTTCCCGAGAAAGTGAAGATATTTAcacgtgtgtttgtttctggGAACACGGCGGCAGGAAACTCAACAGCTCTGCATCCCGTCGACTCGTGATCGAAG ACCAGTCTCTCATCACTCCTCCGAGGATTGTTCATCCCACCGATAACTCCATCGTACTGGTCGACATGG ACGCAGAGATCGGCCTCACGTGTTCTGTGTTCACTGGAAGCACTGGGAGGAGAGAGTGCACTGTGGGCTGGCTGAGGAACCAGACGGCGCTGGATGGACTGGACGGATATACAGTGGAACAgag AGAGGATGAAGCGTTCATTCATTCAGTTCTGCTCATCAGGAAAGTTTCTCAGGTGGACTTTTATTCCGTGTTTCACTGCACAGCTGATTATTCTTATCAAGTGATGCTTGTGTCCGTCGCCCTGAAGAGAAGAG ATGTGGGAGCGTCACGGCTCACGCTGGTCTggagttgtgtttgtgtggtttttCTCATTCTGATGGTCAGTGGAACAATGAAGATGTTTGCTGTTGATCTGGTGCTTTTATTAAGAGGAAGTTTTAAGAAGCTCAACAGGAAGGAAG ATGGGAAAGTGTATGACGCTTATGTCATCTACCAGAGAAACAACTTGGATGAGGCGACAGAAAAAACTATAAGTGATTTTGTCACTGGAGCGCTCCCTACAGTCCTGGAGAAATACTACAACTATAAACTTTACATTCCTGCTAGAGACGATCTGCCCGGAGAAG ACTGCATGAATCTGCTTGAAGCGAAGATACGACTCAGCAGAAGACTGATCTTCATCATCACTCCAGGCCGCGGCGCACGTCAACGCGGCTCTTCTGCTGAAGTTTATGATGTTCAGGTGGGACTCCATCAGGCTCTGGTGCAGGGACACACCGGTGTGATTCTCATCCAGCTTGAAGACATGCACAACTACACACATCTGCCTCTGGGACTCCAGCATCTTTTGAAGAAAAGTCCTCCGTTGCTCTGGAGAGACGGAGGAAAACCAGGTTCAAGGTTCTGGAAACTAGTGCGCTACCGAATGCCCGTTCCGTCACGTCGTGTGAAGAAAACATCTGCAGGCTTGAGCTATCAAACTGATGTATCGTATGCCATCGTCTGA